Proteins from a single region of Chryseobacterium sp. T16E-39:
- a CDS encoding helix-turn-helix domain-containing protein, with translation MEEAYYLIKHQDKKPTDIYLDLGFENLSHFYSSFKEKFRVTTSEV, from the coding sequence TTGGAGGAAGCTTATTACCTTATTAAACATCAGGATAAAAAGCCTACTGATATTTATCTTGACTTGGGATTTGAAAATCTTTCTCATTTTTACTCTTCATTCAAGGAAAAATTCAGGGTTACAACTTCTGAAGTATAA
- a CDS encoding DsbA family protein, whose translation MKIEIWSDVMCPFCYIGKNNFEQALEKLPFKDQVEVEWKSFQLDPTLDPAETKNTMTYFKEKKGFPDAQAAQMMNQVTQMGKNAGIDFNFQTALITNTFAAHKLLHLSKKYNKSNEMEEALFIAHFIDGKNVGDPDTLAAIADSVGINKEEAKEAVTSEEFTPEVNEDIQQARNNGITGVPFFVLNGKYAVSGAQPVDVFENALQQTYKETVSPFQNLSNGENACGEDGCSI comes from the coding sequence ATGAAAATAGAAATTTGGTCGGATGTTATGTGTCCGTTTTGCTATATAGGAAAGAATAATTTTGAACAGGCACTTGAAAAATTGCCTTTCAAAGACCAGGTAGAAGTAGAGTGGAAGAGTTTCCAGTTGGATCCTACATTAGATCCTGCTGAAACTAAGAACACAATGACTTATTTTAAAGAGAAAAAAGGATTTCCAGATGCTCAGGCTGCGCAAATGATGAACCAGGTAACGCAAATGGGTAAAAATGCCGGAATTGATTTTAATTTTCAAACGGCCTTAATCACCAATACCTTTGCTGCTCATAAACTTCTGCACTTATCAAAAAAATATAATAAATCCAATGAAATGGAGGAGGCATTGTTTATCGCTCATTTCATTGATGGGAAAAATGTAGGAGATCCTGATACTTTGGCTGCGATTGCAGACTCTGTGGGTATTAATAAAGAAGAAGCAAAAGAGGCTGTAACTTCTGAGGAATTTACTCCTGAAGTCAATGAAGATATTCAGCAGGCAAGAAACAACGGGATTACGGGTGTTCCTTTCTTTGTTTTAAATGGTAAATATGCCGTTTCAGGAGCTCAGCCTGTTGACGTTTTTGAAAATGCGCTTCAGCAAACCTACAAGGAAACAGTTTCTCCATTTCAGAATCTTTCCAATGGAGAGAATGCTTGTGGAGAGGATGGATGCAGTATTTAG
- a CDS encoding S41 family peptidase: MNKILILVLSLYSLSSFCQNTNGPVIKEMVEKIKDHYVDKDLYKKLDAEFQLKDFESLNGKNLAEELTKQLTKISQDQHFFVKYLENYTPEKQKNAQETLESNNFHNSLENFGFENVQRLDGNIGYINFKGFAEPNSSSKTLESAMNFVANTNSLIIDLRENRGGDNGMLLLFCSYFFKEKTNLYSTYFRDKGKTVENNTESKVSGQKYLNKKVYILTSKYSFSAAEGLAYFLKAYQLAQVIGENTGGAANPVDEFIIANKYLLVVPVGKITAKITGGNWEHVGVSPDIKTTSKKAFEAAHLLALKDILKNKIQTELSENELENLIRQLEKE, encoded by the coding sequence ATGAATAAAATACTCATTCTTGTCCTCTCATTATATTCTTTATCTTCTTTTTGTCAGAACACAAATGGTCCGGTCATAAAAGAAATGGTAGAAAAAATCAAAGACCATTATGTAGATAAAGATCTTTATAAAAAACTGGATGCTGAATTTCAATTAAAAGATTTTGAATCTCTCAATGGAAAAAATCTTGCCGAAGAACTTACAAAACAATTAACAAAGATTTCTCAAGACCAACATTTTTTTGTAAAATACCTTGAGAATTATACACCTGAAAAGCAAAAAAATGCACAGGAAACATTAGAATCTAACAATTTTCATAATAGTCTTGAGAATTTTGGCTTTGAAAATGTTCAAAGATTAGACGGAAATATTGGTTATATTAATTTTAAAGGATTTGCTGAGCCCAACTCAAGTTCGAAAACATTAGAATCTGCCATGAATTTTGTTGCGAATACCAATTCTCTGATTATTGACCTGAGAGAAAACAGAGGTGGAGATAATGGGATGCTTCTATTATTTTGCAGTTATTTCTTTAAGGAGAAAACCAATTTATATTCCACCTATTTCAGAGATAAAGGAAAAACAGTAGAAAATAATACAGAATCGAAAGTTTCCGGTCAAAAATACCTTAATAAGAAAGTCTATATTCTCACCAGTAAATACTCTTTTTCAGCTGCTGAAGGATTAGCTTATTTTCTAAAAGCATATCAATTGGCACAAGTTATCGGTGAAAATACCGGCGGAGCAGCCAATCCTGTAGATGAATTTATAATTGCAAATAAGTATCTCTTAGTAGTTCCTGTCGGTAAAATAACGGCAAAGATAACTGGAGGGAATTGGGAACATGTAGGTGTGAGTCCGGATATAAAAACAACTTCTAAAAAAGCTTTCGAGGCAGCACATCTTTTGGCTCTTAAAGATATTTTAAAAAATAAAATTCAAACAGAATTAAGTGAAAATGAACTGGAAAATCTTATTCGTCAATTAGAAAAAGAATGA
- a CDS encoding MFS transporter has protein sequence MNTSPGISRTVIWLMAIISGLVVANNYYNQPLLALISDDLHISEGAASKISVLTQVGYALGLLLIVPLGDKFLRKKLILIDLFLVFGSLLWMTFATQLWMLYAASLLIGMTSVIPQLFVPIAAELSSDEDRSSNIGVVMSGLLMGILLSRFVGGIVGEIWGWRAMFGIAACVMILVWMAVYKMLPDLLPNFKGTYKELMQSVFHLAKTQPVLQLASFRGAMAFGSMCALFTTLAFHMEKPPFNAGSSVVGSFGLAGAVGALAAAKVGKFQKFMDINRIILYSLLIVLGSWAFTYFAGETYWGLIVGVILVDLGVQSSHIMNQTNYFLIKTNAVNRLNTVYMVCYFIGGSLGTWLASIAWHYAQWNGVCFVGVSFGLLALIAHLLFNKKVNSES, from the coding sequence ATGAACACTTCTCCTGGCATTTCACGAACTGTAATCTGGCTGATGGCCATTATTTCCGGACTGGTAGTCGCCAATAACTATTATAATCAGCCTTTATTAGCCCTTATTTCTGACGATCTCCATATTTCTGAAGGGGCAGCAAGTAAAATTTCCGTTCTTACTCAGGTCGGATATGCTTTAGGTCTTTTATTAATAGTACCACTGGGAGATAAATTTCTTCGCAAAAAACTGATCCTGATAGATTTATTTCTCGTCTTTGGTTCTTTGTTATGGATGACCTTTGCAACTCAGTTATGGATGTTATATGCAGCCAGCTTATTGATTGGAATGACTTCTGTGATTCCACAACTTTTTGTGCCTATTGCAGCAGAACTTTCGTCCGATGAGGATCGATCTTCTAATATCGGAGTGGTTATGTCCGGTTTATTGATGGGAATTCTGCTATCCCGTTTTGTCGGAGGGATTGTTGGAGAAATTTGGGGCTGGCGGGCGATGTTTGGTATCGCTGCTTGTGTCATGATTTTGGTTTGGATGGCCGTTTACAAAATGCTGCCGGATCTATTGCCTAATTTTAAAGGAACATATAAGGAGCTCATGCAGTCTGTATTTCATTTAGCTAAAACACAACCTGTTTTACAGCTCGCCTCTTTTCGTGGTGCGATGGCTTTCGGATCGATGTGTGCTTTGTTTACCACATTAGCCTTCCACATGGAAAAGCCTCCCTTCAATGCAGGTTCATCTGTTGTAGGAAGCTTTGGACTTGCAGGAGCTGTAGGTGCATTGGCCGCTGCTAAAGTTGGAAAGTTTCAAAAGTTCATGGACATTAACCGGATCATATTGTATTCACTTTTGATTGTTTTGGGAAGCTGGGCATTTACCTATTTCGCAGGGGAAACTTACTGGGGATTGATTGTGGGGGTCATTCTTGTTGATTTGGGAGTACAGTCCAGCCATATTATGAATCAGACGAATTATTTTCTGATTAAAACGAATGCGGTAAATCGGCTGAATACCGTATACATGGTTTGTTACTTCATTGGAGGCTCACTGGGAACATGGCTTGCTTCCATTGCCTGGCATTATGCACAGTGGAATGGAGTATGTTTTGTGGGAGTTAGCTTCGGACTTCTTGCTTTAATTGCTCATCTATTATTCAATAAAAAAGTGAATTCTGAATCCTAG
- a CDS encoding chloramphenicol acetyltransferase encodes MKIVNVEKWNRKEHFEFFSKMASPYFGFTAEVDCTKAYETAKAKGCSFFAYYLHKSMVAVNSVEELKMRIVDDQIVVFDVIDAGSTIARADGTFGFSYIPFSESFDAFSTELQKEVQAVQNSSGLRLNTDTVTKALIRHSTIPWNSFSALLHPTNFDKTESIPKITFGKYSIREGKKHLPVSIEAHHGLADGLHLARYFEEFQRQLDL; translated from the coding sequence ATGAAGATCGTAAACGTTGAAAAATGGAACAGGAAAGAGCACTTTGAATTTTTCTCAAAAATGGCGAGCCCATACTTTGGTTTCACTGCTGAAGTAGATTGTACAAAAGCATATGAAACAGCAAAAGCAAAAGGCTGTTCTTTTTTTGCTTATTACCTTCATAAGTCGATGGTTGCGGTAAATTCTGTAGAAGAGCTGAAAATGAGGATCGTTGACGATCAGATTGTAGTTTTTGATGTCATTGATGCAGGAAGTACAATTGCAAGAGCAGACGGAACTTTTGGCTTTTCTTATATCCCTTTTTCAGAAAGCTTTGATGCTTTTAGTACTGAATTACAAAAGGAAGTTCAGGCTGTACAGAATTCCTCAGGATTAAGATTAAATACGGACACCGTAACTAAAGCCCTGATCAGACATTCTACGATTCCATGGAATTCTTTCAGTGCATTGCTCCATCCTACCAATTTTGATAAAACTGAATCTATTCCCAAAATTACTTTTGGAAAATACAGCATTCGTGAAGGAAAAAAACATTTACCCGTTTCTATCGAAGCTCACCATGGTCTGGCGGACGGTCTTCACCTTGCGAGATATTTTGAAGAATTTCAAAGACAGTTAGATCTTTAA
- a CDS encoding pyridoxal phosphate-dependent decarboxylase family protein: MNNEILPHEEVINDTLNHFSGKFENIFHQDNYDHYRSAIHDTLDLVGTFLHRNDKPFSGIEAKTMKKKVEHIDLNQKLSSYEELLNEVDDIYVQHATAFHLPQYVAHLNCPIVIPALAGEILVSAINSSQDTYDQSAGGTFMERKLIDWTAERLGYNTNDSDGVFTAGGSQSNLMGLVMMRDCFSQKKLNHNIKQDGLPPEASRFKIFISDKAHFSNSKNASIMGLGEKSIVKVPADNEFRMDITLLQKYMKREIEMGNIPIGIIATAGTTDFGNVDPLEDIANIAEQHNIWMHVDAAYGCALLLSAKYRHLLNGIEKADSVTIDYHKSFFQPISSSAFIVKNKRELRILKHHADYLNPAEMDEEEIPAQINKSIIQSTRRFDALKLWFTLRMMGQEQLAEYTDRVIDLTKDVAEMITEDQEFELLSHTDLSVLVFRYLRSDIEDLNAMNLHIKMKLFYSGEILVASTKVDGQFYLKFTFLNPITTTEDVHQILNTIKKHGEDFGTTN; the protein is encoded by the coding sequence ATGAACAACGAAATTTTGCCTCACGAGGAAGTGATAAATGACACTTTGAATCACTTTTCGGGGAAATTTGAAAATATTTTTCATCAAGATAATTATGATCATTATCGTTCCGCAATTCATGATACTTTAGATCTTGTAGGAACATTTCTTCATAGAAACGACAAACCATTTAGCGGTATAGAAGCTAAAACAATGAAAAAGAAGGTTGAGCACATCGATCTTAACCAAAAACTCTCTTCTTATGAAGAGTTATTAAATGAAGTAGATGATATCTACGTACAGCATGCAACAGCTTTTCATCTTCCTCAATATGTTGCCCATCTCAATTGCCCTATCGTAATTCCTGCACTTGCAGGAGAAATCCTTGTCAGCGCGATCAACTCTTCACAGGATACTTATGACCAAAGTGCCGGTGGTACTTTTATGGAAAGAAAACTGATCGACTGGACTGCAGAAAGATTAGGGTATAATACCAATGATAGTGACGGAGTTTTCACAGCAGGAGGATCACAAAGTAACCTGATGGGATTAGTAATGATGAGAGACTGTTTTTCTCAGAAAAAATTAAACCATAATATTAAGCAGGATGGTCTTCCCCCTGAAGCCAGCCGTTTTAAAATTTTCATCTCGGATAAAGCCCATTTCAGCAACTCTAAAAATGCTTCGATCATGGGACTTGGTGAAAAATCAATTGTAAAAGTTCCTGCCGATAATGAGTTCCGTATGGATATTACTTTGCTTCAAAAATATATGAAGCGGGAAATTGAAATGGGAAATATTCCTATCGGAATTATAGCAACTGCGGGAACAACAGATTTTGGTAATGTAGATCCTTTAGAGGACATTGCCAATATAGCAGAACAACACAACATTTGGATGCACGTGGATGCAGCATATGGATGTGCATTGCTTTTAAGTGCTAAATACCGCCATTTATTAAATGGTATCGAAAAAGCCGATTCCGTAACTATTGATTATCATAAATCATTCTTCCAGCCAATCAGCAGCAGTGCTTTTATCGTTAAAAATAAAAGAGAATTGCGAATCCTTAAACACCACGCAGATTATTTGAATCCTGCAGAAATGGATGAGGAGGAAATTCCTGCGCAAATTAATAAATCCATTATACAAAGTACCCGCAGATTTGATGCATTAAAACTATGGTTCACTTTAAGAATGATGGGACAAGAGCAATTGGCAGAATATACTGATCGAGTGATTGATCTTACAAAAGATGTAGCCGAAATGATCACTGAAGATCAGGAATTTGAATTATTATCTCATACAGATCTAAGTGTATTGGTATTCCGTTATTTAAGATCTGATATCGAAGATTTAAACGCAATGAATTTACACATCAAAATGAAACTCTTCTACAGTGGAGAAATTCTTGTGGCAAGCACTAAAGTTGATGGTCAGTTCTATCTCAAATTTACTTTCCTGAATCCTATTACAACAACAGAGGACGTTCACCAAATTTTAAATACAATAAAGAAACATGGAGAAGACTTTGGAACAACAAACTAA
- a CDS encoding TauD/TfdA family dioxygenase produces MNSLKILEESSLTMERVLPVAIEITDSERKMIKDAVDHLERKYETFENREFVMQVHQLASYFLPERLLKVLASFASDFSKDQYGALIFQGLFDIDQEKIGTTPANWQSADYSKFNQYGFACALLHGALPSKPVQYYSQRKGGGLIHAIIPDEKMRETQTGSGSATDLYVHTEDAFLKHQADYLSFMYIRNEEQVPSTLYSIRSHETIHDEYRPLFDPIFKIPKDANLQNEADEIDTLDAILYGNKELPFMRFDAAEQLFNPDIKQTDIAHHALSKFWQEAKDLIYSDFTPQSGDVIIVNNHLCAHGRSAFRAGVRNINGVEHQCERRIMLRMMSKVSLIDMRGHTLKEDPFFVIEEHLGKNFNHF; encoded by the coding sequence ATGAATTCTCTAAAAATTCTTGAAGAAAGCAGTTTGACTATGGAAAGAGTACTTCCTGTAGCCATTGAAATTACAGATAGTGAGCGTAAGATGATCAAGGATGCTGTAGATCATCTTGAAAGAAAATATGAAACTTTCGAAAATAGGGAGTTTGTAATGCAGGTTCATCAACTTGCATCATATTTTCTACCGGAAAGACTATTAAAAGTCTTAGCATCGTTTGCCAGCGATTTTTCCAAAGATCAATATGGAGCCCTTATATTTCAAGGTCTTTTCGATATCGATCAGGAAAAAATTGGTACTACTCCTGCCAATTGGCAATCGGCAGATTATTCAAAATTTAACCAATATGGGTTTGCATGTGCATTATTACATGGAGCTCTTCCCTCTAAGCCTGTACAATATTATTCGCAGCGTAAAGGAGGTGGTTTGATCCATGCGATCATTCCTGATGAGAAAATGCGTGAAACCCAGACTGGGTCTGGATCAGCAACCGATTTATATGTACATACAGAAGATGCCTTTCTAAAACATCAGGCAGATTATTTAAGCTTTATGTACATCCGTAACGAAGAGCAGGTACCTTCTACCCTATATTCGATTCGTTCACACGAAACGATTCATGACGAGTACAGGCCTTTGTTTGATCCGATCTTTAAAATTCCTAAAGATGCCAACTTGCAAAATGAAGCAGATGAAATAGATACTTTAGATGCTATTCTATATGGAAATAAAGAGTTGCCATTTATGAGGTTTGATGCTGCCGAGCAATTATTTAATCCTGATATCAAGCAGACGGATATTGCCCATCATGCATTGAGCAAATTCTGGCAGGAAGCAAAAGATTTGATTTATTCAGATTTTACTCCCCAATCAGGAGATGTTATTATTGTTAATAATCATTTATGTGCGCATGGAAGGTCAGCTTTCCGTGCCGGAGTGAGGAATATTAATGGTGTGGAGCATCAATGTGAACGAAGAATCATGCTTCGAATGATGAGCAAAGTAAGCCTTATCGATATGAGGGGCCATACCCTTAAAGAGGACCCTTTCTTTGTTATAGAAGAGCATTTGGGGAAAAACTTTAACCACTTCTAG
- a CDS encoding helix-turn-helix domain-containing protein, with amino-acid sequence MQIQFYQPVNPILRKYIQGYYFMSKDESDHALRYLTFPNNFFILSACQNATVIQYENKLEIFQSSEENLDIDLVSRCISSTEIYYEQPINEITVYFKPLGIYHFFNHENSALLQNEIISSDFPGVMTSILNESDTAIQIENLENYWLSKFKEKNLDSVQNIIHDLEADCSIEEIAEKNGITRQYVNKLSKRYLAKSASEYRKVYRFRKALIQNKEMKNFTELSYENLFYDQSHFIKDFKELTKITPTHFFKKVNTDQNNIWLFI; translated from the coding sequence ATGCAAATTCAGTTTTATCAGCCTGTCAATCCTATTCTCAGAAAATATATTCAGGGATATTATTTTATGTCCAAAGATGAATCTGATCATGCTTTAAGATATCTTACATTTCCCAATAACTTTTTTATTCTATCAGCTTGTCAAAATGCTACCGTAATTCAATACGAGAATAAATTAGAAATTTTCCAATCTTCTGAGGAAAACTTAGATATTGATCTTGTTTCACGTTGTATCAGTTCAACTGAAATATATTATGAGCAGCCTATCAATGAAATTACAGTTTACTTCAAGCCTTTAGGTATATATCATTTCTTTAATCATGAAAACAGTGCACTTCTTCAAAATGAAATAATCTCCTCTGATTTCCCGGGAGTAATGACCTCTATTCTCAACGAATCAGATACAGCCATTCAAATAGAAAACCTGGAAAATTACTGGCTTTCAAAGTTTAAAGAAAAGAACTTAGATTCCGTACAAAATATCATTCATGATCTTGAAGCTGATTGTAGTATTGAAGAGATTGCTGAAAAAAATGGGATAACCCGCCAATACGTTAACAAGCTTTCTAAACGCTATCTGGCTAAATCTGCTTCTGAATACCGAAAAGTCTATCGTTTTCGAAAAGCATTAATTCAGAATAAAGAAATGAAAAATTTCACCGAATTGTCTTATGAAAATCTGTTCTATGACCAGTCTCATTTTATCAAAGATTTTAAAGAGCTAACCAAAATAACTCCCACCCACTTTTTTAAGAAAGTGAATACTGATCAAAATAATATCTGGCTGTTTATTTAG
- a CDS encoding NAD(P)-dependent oxidoreductase, with protein MENTKIGFIGLGNMGHPMAKNLEKAGFFLSVYNRSVEKANDFKEKSTVYTKVSELVENSDIVFTMLTNDTAVREVYEEIFMVNIHGKLFVDMSTISPEASNDIASAVKIKEAGFIDAPVAGSTKPAAEGTLIIMAGGSEKDLLRAEPYLQKLGKTIRHLGENGKGIAAKLSVNYFISALYQGLAETILFSDKLGIDRKDMLDIINESASGSGATKVKTPLLVNDNYEPAFALDLMLKDILLANKAGADYPLSKTLIDTYQSAHDEGFGKDDVIGIINYLKK; from the coding sequence ATGGAAAATACAAAAATAGGATTTATAGGATTGGGAAATATGGGGCATCCTATGGCAAAGAATTTAGAAAAAGCAGGATTTTTTCTTTCGGTATACAATAGATCTGTAGAAAAGGCTAATGATTTTAAAGAGAAATCAACGGTATATACCAAGGTTTCAGAACTCGTAGAAAACAGTGATATTGTTTTTACCATGCTGACTAACGATACAGCAGTACGGGAAGTATATGAGGAGATCTTCATGGTAAATATTCATGGAAAACTATTCGTAGATATGAGTACGATCTCCCCCGAAGCGAGCAATGATATTGCTTCTGCAGTTAAAATAAAAGAAGCAGGCTTTATTGATGCCCCAGTTGCCGGAAGTACCAAGCCTGCAGCAGAAGGAACATTAATTATTATGGCCGGAGGGAGTGAAAAAGACCTGTTGCGTGCCGAACCTTACCTGCAAAAACTAGGAAAAACGATCAGACATTTGGGAGAAAATGGAAAAGGAATTGCTGCAAAATTATCAGTAAACTATTTTATATCTGCGCTTTACCAAGGTCTCGCTGAGACTATATTGTTTTCAGATAAACTAGGAATCGATCGTAAAGATATGCTGGATATCATTAATGAGAGCGCCAGCGGAAGTGGTGCTACAAAAGTAAAAACACCTTTATTGGTAAACGATAATTATGAACCGGCATTTGCTTTGGATCTGATGTTAAAAGATATTCTTCTGGCTAATAAAGCGGGGGCAGATTATCCGCTATCGAAAACATTAATTGACACCTATCAATCAGCTCATGATGAAGGATTTGGGAAAGATGATGTCATTGGGATTATCAATTATCTGAAGAAATAG
- a CDS encoding PPC domain-containing DNA-binding protein gives METEIFKGKNWTAKKVDTIYVVSVKDRSGIIDALTDFVNEQKIQSGEITGIGAVSEATLRFFVPSTKNYVDKTFHEQMEVSNISGNVSVLNDKPLLHLHITLGRQDYTALAGHLLDAKIRGAGEFIFYPLATKMVKVRDEEVGINFYDFEK, from the coding sequence ATGGAAACAGAGATATTTAAAGGAAAAAACTGGACGGCAAAAAAAGTTGATACGATCTATGTAGTCAGTGTAAAAGACAGGTCGGGCATCATTGATGCATTGACAGATTTTGTGAATGAGCAAAAAATCCAATCCGGCGAGATAACAGGAATAGGTGCTGTAAGTGAAGCAACGCTCCGGTTTTTTGTACCTTCTACCAAAAACTACGTTGATAAAACGTTTCATGAACAAATGGAAGTTTCCAATATTTCCGGAAATGTTTCTGTATTAAATGATAAGCCACTACTCCATTTGCATATCACTTTAGGAAGACAAGACTATACGGCATTAGCCGGACATCTTTTGGATGCTAAGATCCGTGGCGCCGGAGAATTTATTTTTTATCCTTTGGCGACAAAAATGGTGAAAGTAAGGGATGAAGAAGTGGGAATCAATTTTTATGATTTTGAAAAATAG